In Streptococcus oralis, a single window of DNA contains:
- a CDS encoding dihydroorotate dehydrogenase electron transfer subunit produces the protein MNPTCKKRLGAIRLETMKVVAQEEIAPAIFELVLEGEMVEAMRAGQFLHLRVPDDAHLLRRPISISSIDKANKQCHLIYRIEGAGTAIFSTLSQGDTLDVMGPQGNGFDLSDLDDQSQVLLVGGGIGVPPLLEVAKELHARGVKVVTVLGFANKDAVILETELTQYGQVFVTTDDGSYGIKGNVSVVINDLDSQFDAVYSCGAPGMMKYINQKFYNHPRAYLSLESRMACGMGACYACVLKVPDSETISQRVCEDGPVFRTGTVVL, from the coding sequence ATGAATCCCACATGTAAGAAACGTTTGGGTGCTATTCGTTTGGAAACCATGAAGGTGGTTGCACAAGAGGAAATCGCGCCAGCAATCTTTGAATTAGTCCTAGAAGGGGAGATGGTTGAAGCCATGCGAGCAGGTCAATTTCTTCATCTGCGTGTGCCTGATGATGCCCATCTCTTGCGCCGTCCTATTTCAATTTCGTCTATTGACAAGGCAAACAAGCAGTGCCACCTCATTTATCGGATTGAGGGGGCTGGGACCGCTATTTTTTCAACCTTAAGTCAGGGAGATACTCTTGATGTGATGGGACCTCAGGGAAATGGTTTTGACTTGTCTGACCTAGACGACCAGAGTCAAGTCCTCCTCGTTGGTGGTGGAATCGGTGTTCCACCCTTGCTTGAGGTGGCCAAGGAATTGCATGCGCGTGGGGTGAAAGTAGTGACAGTCCTCGGTTTTGCCAACAAGGATGCTGTGATTCTCGAAACAGAATTGACCCAATATGGTCAGGTCTTTGTAACGACAGATGATGGTTCATATGGTATCAAGGGAAATGTGTCAGTCGTCATTAATGACTTAGACAGTCAATTTGATGCTGTTTACTCATGTGGAGCGCCTGGAATGATGAAGTACATCAATCAAAAATTTTATAATCACCCAAGAGCCTATCTATCTCTAGAATCTCGTATGGCTTGTGGGATGGGGGCTTGCTATGCCTGTGTCCTAAAAGTGCCAGATAGTGAGACAATTAGTCAACGCGTCTGTGAAGATGGCCCTGTTTTCCGTACAGGAACAGTTGTATTATAA
- a CDS encoding dihydroorotate dehydrogenase translates to MALFSVQEQLYYKEKVMTNKRLQVSLPGLDLKNPIIPASGCFGFGQEYSKYYDLDLLGSIMIKATTLEPRFGNPTPRVAETPAGMLNAIGLQNPGLESVLAEKLPWLEREYPKLPIIANVAGFSKQEYAAVSRGISKAANVKAIELNISCPNVDHGNHGLLIGQDPDLAYEVVKAAVEASDVPVYVKLTPSVTDVVTIAKAAKDAGASGLTMINTLVGMRFDLKTRKPILANGTGGMSGPAVFPVALKLIRQVAQTTDLPIIGMGGVDSAEAALEMYLAGASAIGVGTANFTNPYACPDIIENLPKVMDKYGISSLEDLRQEVKASLR, encoded by the coding sequence ATGGCCCTGTTTTCCGTACAGGAACAGTTGTATTATAAGGAGAAAGTCATGACTAACAAACGTTTACAAGTTTCTCTACCGGGATTGGATTTGAAAAATCCTATCATACCAGCATCAGGCTGTTTTGGTTTTGGTCAGGAATATTCCAAGTACTATGATTTGGACCTTTTAGGCTCTATTATGATCAAGGCAACGACTCTAGAACCCCGTTTTGGCAATCCAACTCCTAGGGTGGCAGAGACGCCTGCTGGTATGCTCAATGCAATCGGCTTGCAAAATCCAGGTTTAGAATCTGTTTTAGCTGAGAAATTGCCTTGGCTGGAAAGAGAGTATCCTAAACTTCCCATCATCGCCAATGTAGCAGGCTTTTCAAAACAAGAGTACGCTGCCGTTTCTCGAGGAATTTCCAAGGCAGCTAATGTAAAAGCGATCGAGCTCAATATCTCTTGTCCGAATGTGGATCATGGCAATCATGGACTTTTGATTGGGCAAGATCCTGATTTGGCCTACGAAGTGGTAAAAGCAGCTGTGGAAGCCTCTGATGTGCCAGTTTATGTTAAGTTAACCCCTAGTGTAACGGATGTTGTCACTATTGCTAAAGCCGCAAAAGATGCAGGAGCAAGTGGGTTAACCATGATCAATACCCTTGTCGGTATGCGCTTTGACCTCAAAACTAGAAAACCAATCCTAGCCAATGGTACAGGTGGAATGTCAGGCCCAGCAGTTTTTCCGGTCGCCCTCAAACTCATTCGTCAAGTAGCCCAAACCACAGACCTCCCGATCATTGGAATGGGGGGAGTGGATTCGGCTGAAGCAGCGCTAGAAATGTATCTGGCTGGTGCCTCTGCCATCGGTGTTGGAACAGCCAACTTTACCAATCCATACGCCTGTCCTGACATCATCGAAAATCTGCCAAAAGTCATGGACAAATATGGCATTAGCAGTTTGGAAGATCTCCGTCAGGAAGTCAAAGCCAGTCTGAGATAA